Below is a genomic region from Candidatus Methylomirabilota bacterium.
ATTCACGCCGTCGGCCGCTGCGACCCTCCGGGCTTCACGAGCGCGGGAGCGCACTACAACCCCCTCGGCCGGAAGCACGGTCTGGAAGCCCCGGACGGCCCGCACGCGGGCGATCTGTCCAACCTGGAAGCGGATCAGGCCGGGAACGCCCGGTACGAGGCGACGACGGATCGGGTGACGCTCAGCGACGGGCTGCTCTCGGTCTTCGACGGCGACGGCAGCGCGGTCGTCATCCACGAGAAGGCGGACGACCAGAAGACCGACCCGACCGGCGACTCCGGCGGGCGCGTGGCCTGCGGCGTCATCACCAAGCGAGGCTAGACACCCGGGAGAGCTTCTCCGGGGCTCCATGCCCTGGAGGTTGTCGGAGTAACCACCCGCCGGGGCTCGCGCAGTCGCCGCGGGTTGGTGAGGTGGGGGTGGGTCGGGAAGGAGGCCGTCGAGGCCCCGCCATGACCTAGGACCGTGTCGGAGTAACCCGGCAGCTCGCCCCGAGCGCGCGATGCGTCGAGCAGCGCTTCGAGCGGCGGCTGTGCCGCCGCAACCGAGGGGGGGCATCGGGGGGGTCTTCCGAGACCCCCCCGAAGAACTATCGGCGTCGGCGCGATGACCGCCGGACTCGCCGCCGACGCCGGCGGAGTCGAGCCGCCCGCGCCGGCCGCGAGGGCAACGCCTTGCGAAGACTCGCCAGCAGGCGCTTGACCTCGCGGCGCCCGACCCTTCGGAGCCCTATCAGGCGCCGGCGGTTCGGGTCGGAGGGAGTCGAGCGGCCGCGCTCCCACTGCACGACGGCGCCGGTGCTCACGCCTGCCAGTCGCGCCAGGGCCGCCTGGCTCAGGGCGAGTCGGGTCCGGAGCTTGCGAATCAGCCGCGGGGAGAGCCGGGCCGCTCGCGCCTCGGCCTCCGATGCTTCGGCGACTGCCGGTGCTGCCTGGGCCGCGCGCTGCCACTGATCCGCCACGCCCCGGAGCGCCGCGACCTCCTGCCGGAGCCGGGCTACGACCCGCCGCAGGCGCCGCACCTCGCGGCGCAGCGGCATGGTCGCTCCGCGAACCTGGCGCCGGGCGCCGCGCGCGATGGCCTCCCTGATCGCCGCCTCGATCTTTGCCACGCTCGTCTCCTCGTCGGCTAGGGTGTTCCCGGCTGCTCGTCGAGCCCTCGGCCAGCCGCCGGGTCAGTGAGTCGCAGGCCGCACCCTCGAACGCTCCCCGCGCGGCGGGGTCTTCGAGGCGACTTTCGCGTAGCGAGGAGGCCCGCTCTTGGCGGCGTCGGGGGGGAGTCCGCCCACCTCGTCGCTGACCGCCGGTCTGGCCGATCGTTCGCCGATCTCGCGGAAAAATTGGTGGCTCTCCGCCTCGAAGGCCTCCCGGGTCACGTTGCGCCGCTCGAACGGCGAGAAGACCGTCATCAGGCGATCGACTCCCTGGAGCGCCGCCCGCAGCGCTCCAGCGCTGATCTCGAGCTCCCCGAGCGGCGCTTGCAGGCGCTCCTGGGCGATCAGCCGCGCCAGGTGGACCGGCGGCAGGCTTCTCGGCTCGAGCGGCCGCGAGAGCCGCCCGACGGCCAGCTCCTCGACCTGCCGATAGAGAGCCGCATCGACAGGCTCGCCGAGCGCCTGGCTGGCCTCCGCCCACCCGAGCCGAGCCCACAACTCGTCCCCGGCCAACTCGTAGAATCCGACAGCCTTCTTGAGCAGGGACGCCCGCTCGCTCGAGTCAGTCGAGTGTCGGGCACCCCAGGCCATGACATCCCCGGCGGTCGTGCAGATCCGGCGGCTGACAGCCGCATGCTCCAGGCTCTGTTCCGGCAGCTCCGCCCGCAGCCGCTCGATCTCCCGCTCCAATCCCTCCACGATCCCCGTCACATCCGGGCGGGCTGACTCCGTGGCGGCCTCCGCCAGTCCGAAGAACAAGCTCTCCAGGCGCAGTCGGCCGAGCTCGAGCCGGCGCGGCGAGCCCGGCGCCTCCGTCTCCAACGCCCTTCGGAGGGTCTCCGCCGATTCGACGAAGTGGCCGAGAGCGCACAGCTCCCGGGCGGCCCAGAACCGGGCCAGCAGCGCCAGATCGCGATCGGTCGCGCGCACCGCGCATTCCCGGAAGCTCTTGAGGGCCGCCCGCGCCTCGTGTCTCTGGTGACGGTGAAGCCCCTTGACCTGCAGACAGGCGGGCGGAAGCTCGATCGCCTGCAGCATGATGGGCCCCTCGAGCATGGCGACTTCGTCGGCGAGATCGGCCAGCTCACCCCGGAGGCGGAGGTCATCGACGCAGGTCTCCGGGTCCGCGCTCAGCGCGGCCGCGGCCAGCAGCTCCCGCGCGCGCCCCTCGAGCTCGCCGACTCGCTCTCGGGCCCTCAGGGTGGCCGCCTCCGCGGTCCGCTCGTCCGCCTGGCGGGTCAGCCGCAGACTCTCCTCGAGCAGCGTCAGGGTCCTCTGCGCCACCTCGATCAGCTGCGCCTGCCACGCGGCCGCGCGCGCCTCGGCCGCCCGGGCTTCGGCCGCCCGAGCCTCGGCGATGCGGGGCTCAGCGGCCGTCTCGCTGGCGGCGGCCAGCTCGCGCAGGCGGGCGGCCTGCCGTCCCTGCCGGAGGAGCGCCACGGCGGCGACAGCGCCGACCAGGATCCCGCCCGCGGCCAGGAATCCGAGAAGCGCCCCGATCGGGAGGATGACCGTGTGGACGAGCTGACGGAGGCTATCCAGCTGGGCCTTCGTCCTTTCGATCTCGGGATCGGGTGCCTCGAACATCGGAAGATTCTCGGCCGGCGCGGGGGCCGCCGGTGGCGGTGTCGGGACGCGCTTGCCTGGACCGGGAGGGGCGGCGGCGGCGGTCAGGGAGA
It encodes:
- a CDS encoding superoxide dismutase family protein, translated to MKRALVLISGLALTGCAAMGGQTAGRTPAAAADLKNAQGQSIGTATLTEQDGKVRIVVQAKGLTPGTHGIHIHAVGRCDPPGFTSAGAHYNPLGRKHGLEAPDGPHAGDLSNLEADQAGNARYEATTDRVTLSDGLLSVFDGDGSAVVIHEKADDQKTDPTGDSGGRVACGVITKRG
- a CDS encoding helix-turn-helix domain-containing protein, with translation MAKIEAAIREAIARGARRQVRGATMPLRREVRRLRRVVARLRQEVAALRGVADQWQRAAQAAPAVAEASEAEARAARLSPRLIRKLRTRLALSQAALARLAGVSTGAVVQWERGRSTPSDPNRRRLIGLRRVGRREVKRLLASLRKALPSRPARAARLRRRRRRVRRSSRRRR